From Chryseobacterium shandongense, the proteins below share one genomic window:
- a CDS encoding thiamine phosphate synthase has product MEKLQYISQGFTIQEQELNIRKALDNGIQWIQVRWKNAPGKDFMKLCETSKKLCIDHQTVCIINDHVQIAKEIDADGVHLGLKDMPVETARHILGEDKIIGGTANTFQDVLQRMMEPCDYIGLGPLRFTTTKEQLSPVLGFRGYQEIIQELKDKSLEIPKIFAIGGVIVNDIELLQQIGIYGIAVSGQITDQPSIITKFKKALQ; this is encoded by the coding sequence ATGGAAAAATTACAATACATCTCCCAAGGTTTCACCATACAGGAACAGGAACTGAATATCCGAAAAGCTCTTGATAACGGCATACAATGGATTCAGGTTCGCTGGAAAAATGCACCCGGAAAAGATTTCATGAAGCTTTGTGAAACTTCAAAAAAATTATGTATCGATCATCAGACGGTTTGTATTATTAACGATCATGTTCAGATCGCAAAAGAAATTGATGCCGATGGTGTCCATTTAGGACTCAAAGATATGCCGGTTGAAACGGCGAGACATATCTTGGGAGAAGATAAAATTATCGGTGGAACGGCCAATACATTTCAGGACGTACTGCAGCGAATGATGGAACCCTGCGACTATATCGGTCTTGGCCCGCTCAGATTTACCACAACCAAAGAGCAGCTGAGTCCGGTTTTAGGATTCAGGGGATATCAGGAAATTATACAAGAATTAAAAGATAAATCATTGGAAATTCCCAAAATTTTTGCTATCGGCGGCGTAATCGTTAATGATATAGAATTATTACAGCAAATCGGAATTTACGGAATAGCCGTTTCAGGGCAGATTACGGATCAACCTTCTATCATTACAAAATTTAAAAAAGCATTACAATGA
- a CDS encoding RluA family pseudouridine synthase translates to MKEQIVYEDNHLLVINKKVGQLVQGDKTGDESLLELIKNFIKKRDEKPGNVFLGLVHRIDRPTSGLVIYAKTSKALSRLTQMVKNREIKKTYWAVVAKEMIPGTQRLIHYLKKNEKNNKAIVFPNATDGAKEAILTYNVIKTLDNYLLLEIDLETGRHHQIRAQLSKIGAPIKGDLKYGAPRSNPDGGINLHARKLEFIHPVTKEKVEITAPVPQNDAVWKACQE, encoded by the coding sequence ATGAAGGAGCAGATTGTGTACGAAGACAACCATCTTCTGGTAATCAATAAAAAAGTCGGACAGCTTGTTCAGGGTGATAAAACAGGAGATGAATCTTTACTGGAGCTTATTAAAAACTTTATAAAAAAAAGAGATGAAAAACCGGGAAATGTTTTTCTCGGTCTCGTTCATCGTATCGACAGGCCAACTTCTGGATTGGTGATTTACGCTAAAACTTCCAAAGCACTGTCCCGTTTAACGCAAATGGTTAAAAACCGCGAAATCAAAAAAACATACTGGGCTGTTGTTGCTAAAGAAATGATTCCTGGAACCCAGCGTCTGATTCATTATTTGAAAAAAAACGAAAAAAATAATAAGGCCATCGTTTTCCCAAATGCTACTGATGGTGCCAAGGAAGCTATTCTCACGTATAATGTAATTAAAACGTTAGACAATTATCTCTTGCTGGAAATCGATTTGGAAACCGGTAGGCATCATCAGATCAGAGCTCAGCTTTCTAAGATAGGGGCTCCGATTAAAGGTGACTTAAAATACGGAGCGCCCCGCTCAAATCCGGATGGCGGAATAAACCTCCACGCCAGAAAACTGGAATTCATTCATCCCGTAACCAAAGAAAAAGTTGAAATTACTGCACCCGTTCCTCAAAATGATGCAGTGTGGAAGGCTTGTCAAGAATAA
- a CDS encoding thiamine phosphate synthase: MIIVITPEELVQNETEIINALFQEGLDLLHIRKPFIHSDEMRDFIQKIHSEFYHRLVLHSHYDLAESFNISRFHFRETDRQDELYKSFTDKTISTSVHNIETFNELSDDWEYAFISPVFPSISKKGYGKDSNILNAIKNRNNSNVKLIALGGIHEKNINKVVSSGVDGMALLGAIWENDNPLQIFRRCRQNVLS, translated from the coding sequence ATGATCATCGTTATCACTCCTGAAGAATTGGTTCAGAATGAAACTGAAATCATCAATGCCTTATTTCAGGAAGGACTGGATTTGCTTCATATCAGAAAACCTTTTATCCATTCAGATGAAATGAGGGATTTTATTCAAAAGATACATTCTGAATTTTATCATCGACTGGTTTTACACAGTCATTACGATTTAGCTGAAAGTTTTAATATTTCAAGATTTCATTTCAGAGAAACCGACAGACAAGATGAATTGTATAAATCTTTCACAGATAAAACGATTTCAACCTCTGTTCATAATATTGAAACTTTTAATGAATTAAGTGATGATTGGGAATATGCTTTTATCAGTCCGGTTTTTCCAAGTATTTCAAAAAAAGGATATGGAAAGGATTCGAATATTTTGAATGCTATTAAAAATCGCAATAATTCAAATGTAAAACTGATCGCTTTGGGAGGAATTCATGAAAAAAATATCAACAAAGTTGTAAGCAGTGGAGTAGACGGAATGGCGTTGTTGGGAGCAATTTGGGAAAATGATAATCCTTTACAAATTTTCAGAAGATGCAGACAAAACGTCCTTTCGTAA
- the thiS gene encoding sulfur carrier protein ThiS: MELTINYTTKQFERLPENLEVLIAMELPEKKKGIAVALNNRIIPQSFWAETFLNNKDSILIITATQGG; encoded by the coding sequence ATGGAGCTCACAATCAACTACACGACAAAACAGTTTGAAAGACTTCCCGAAAATCTGGAAGTCCTCATTGCTATGGAATTACCTGAAAAGAAAAAAGGAATTGCTGTAGCGCTCAACAACCGTATTATTCCGCAGTCATTCTGGGCGGAAACATTTCTCAACAATAAAGATTCAATTTTAATTATCACTGCCACACAGGGCGGTTAA
- a CDS encoding HesA/MoeB/ThiF family protein — MKKEDIFARYSRQIFIEEIGLEGQRKIINSKVLVIGAGGLGSPVIQYLASAGVGTLGVSDFDEVELHNLNRQIIHNEKTVGISKVKSAGIFIRNLNHQIEFIGIEQKMDESNAEELISGFDIIVDGSDNFKTRYLINDVCVKLKKPLVYGSILGFSGQVAIFNHNGSKNLRDIFPEPPSEEHLPDCDSLGVLGALPGIVGSMMANLTLKIITDLPLQLNKLTIIDTLNWRFQTVDF, encoded by the coding sequence ATGAAAAAAGAAGACATCTTCGCAAGATACAGCCGACAGATCTTTATAGAAGAAATTGGTTTGGAAGGGCAAAGAAAAATAATCAATTCTAAAGTTTTGGTGATTGGAGCCGGAGGTTTGGGAAGTCCTGTTATCCAATATTTGGCTTCAGCTGGAGTAGGAACCTTAGGTGTTTCGGATTTTGATGAGGTGGAACTCCATAATTTAAACCGACAAATTATTCACAATGAAAAAACGGTCGGAATTTCTAAAGTAAAAAGTGCCGGAATTTTTATCAGAAACCTAAATCATCAAATTGAATTCATTGGAATTGAACAAAAAATGGATGAATCAAACGCTGAAGAATTGATTTCTGGATTTGATATCATTGTTGATGGTTCCGATAATTTTAAAACAAGATATTTGATTAATGATGTTTGTGTAAAGCTTAAAAAGCCTTTGGTATATGGAAGTATTCTGGGTTTTTCAGGGCAGGTTGCTATTTTTAATCATAATGGAAGCAAAAATTTAAGAGACATTTTTCCGGAACCACCTTCTGAAGAACATCTTCCGGATTGTGATAGTTTAGGAGTTTTGGGAGCGTTGCCCGGAATTGTAGGAAGCATGATGGCAAATTTAACATTGAAAATAATCACAGATTTACCTTTGCAGTTGAATAAATTAACCATAATTGATACGTTGAACTGGCGCTTTCAAACTGTTGATTTTTAG
- a CDS encoding outer membrane beta-barrel protein, translated as MKKTIITLSFLGTVFTFAQEKTNNQVKEKQIEGITITKTKKAVEQKADRTIFDFSEQPQLNNGNVLEGIKKLPGLVSTDIAGMMYQGKVLDVYLNGRPLNITSNELNSFLEGMPANSVDRIEVITQPGAEFPATSGGAIMNIITNKNANKYLTATYSGNYSFTNYDKLRSRTTNSINLNARNKIFGWQLNVGQNYRESMLNTNQDVLLTSNTDRFGKGYFAKSGLTFDLGQDRLLVNYDIYHNNNDNYTLSNGDGQERNPIPNTNPQQYTFRDFSFDASDAAHTLTTRQEAVVTYQKRFSDKAQKLDFQFGYTKSDSKFAQDNIFRDVSYADASSPEPRISLGNILDNTSDMRIANFKVDYSQPLNLLDGGKVSLGGLYEHQGFDTESRGITNLDYTRQTTATYLEFQAKLKKFDFILGTRAENYDISGITRYYNQTNTLIEADLIPFNKFKLFPNASVQYNLMNQVYVAANYNKKISLPSISALNPNNVTFQGPNTQVTGNPNLQPTIFDNYELKISAFDYAFIGYSVSSAKNQVAQIIRKDGKNLFNEQVNISDMRIHNFNVGLPVPFMIFSKPLSEIMKFNFNPDKINFMYIYAGYQKHDIDNLNNRGFWIFNLMTQIILPKEIKLTANYSYLTPKAGYFYFTAEKPFNNSFDLTLTKKFMDNRLTVSVFANDIFNGQVMQVRSNPPSGEAVFLRSKYDTRNFGLSVNYKIPTKNKLAKEDANILNQTKKEENGGVMQQGQ; from the coding sequence ATGAAAAAAACAATTATTACTTTATCTTTTTTGGGTACTGTTTTTACTTTTGCTCAGGAAAAGACTAATAATCAGGTAAAAGAAAAACAAATTGAAGGAATTACAATTACCAAAACTAAAAAAGCCGTTGAGCAAAAAGCAGACCGCACGATTTTTGATTTTTCAGAACAGCCACAGCTGAATAACGGAAATGTTCTGGAGGGAATTAAAAAACTTCCCGGACTAGTTTCCACCGATATTGCGGGAATGATGTACCAAGGAAAAGTACTGGATGTTTACCTGAACGGAAGACCTTTAAATATTACCTCCAATGAGCTAAACTCTTTTCTGGAAGGTATGCCGGCCAATTCCGTAGACAGAATTGAAGTAATCACACAACCGGGCGCTGAATTTCCTGCCACTTCCGGAGGAGCCATTATGAATATTATTACCAATAAAAACGCTAACAAATATTTAACGGCAACCTATTCGGGAAATTATTCTTTTACAAACTATGATAAATTACGAAGCCGAACCACCAACTCAATAAATCTGAATGCCCGAAATAAAATCTTCGGATGGCAGCTGAATGTAGGCCAAAACTACCGTGAAAGCATGTTGAATACCAATCAGGATGTGCTCCTTACAAGCAATACCGATCGATTTGGGAAAGGATATTTTGCAAAATCAGGGTTGACCTTCGATCTTGGGCAGGATAGATTGCTCGTGAATTATGATATTTACCATAATAATAATGACAATTATACTTTAAGCAACGGTGACGGACAGGAAAGAAATCCGATTCCCAATACAAATCCACAGCAATATACATTCAGAGATTTCAGTTTTGATGCTTCTGATGCTGCACACACCCTTACAACAAGACAGGAAGCTGTTGTTACGTACCAAAAACGGTTTAGTGATAAAGCGCAAAAACTGGACTTCCAGTTTGGCTATACAAAATCCGACAGTAAATTTGCACAGGATAATATTTTCCGGGATGTAAGCTATGCAGATGCCAGCTCACCAGAGCCGAGAATCTCCTTGGGAAATATTCTGGATAATACATCCGATATGAGAATCGCTAATTTTAAAGTGGATTATTCTCAGCCGCTGAATCTTCTTGATGGCGGAAAAGTAAGTTTAGGAGGTTTGTATGAACATCAGGGATTCGATACCGAAAGTAGAGGAATTACCAATTTGGATTACACCAGACAAACGACTGCAACGTATCTGGAATTCCAGGCAAAACTCAAAAAATTTGACTTTATTTTGGGAACGCGTGCAGAAAATTATGACATTTCGGGGATTACAAGATATTACAATCAAACAAATACACTTATTGAAGCAGATCTTATCCCCTTTAATAAATTTAAATTATTTCCAAATGCAAGTGTTCAGTATAACCTGATGAACCAGGTATATGTTGCGGCGAATTACAACAAAAAAATAAGCCTGCCAAGTATTTCCGCACTGAACCCGAATAACGTAACTTTTCAAGGCCCTAATACACAGGTGACCGGCAACCCGAATCTTCAGCCTACTATTTTCGACAATTACGAACTGAAGATTTCTGCATTCGACTATGCATTTATCGGTTACAGCGTAAGTTCGGCAAAAAATCAGGTGGCGCAGATCATCAGGAAAGACGGGAAAAATTTATTCAATGAGCAGGTCAATATTTCAGACATGAGAATTCATAATTTCAATGTAGGGCTTCCTGTTCCTTTTATGATTTTCAGCAAACCTCTCAGTGAGATCATGAAGTTTAATTTTAATCCTGACAAAATTAATTTCATGTATATTTATGCCGGATATCAGAAACATGATATTGACAATCTGAATAACAGAGGCTTCTGGATTTTCAACCTCATGACACAGATCATTTTGCCGAAAGAAATAAAGCTGACGGCGAATTACAGCTACTTAACCCCTAAAGCCGGATATTTTTACTTTACAGCTGAGAAGCCTTTTAACAATTCTTTCGATCTTACTTTAACGAAAAAATTTATGGATAACCGTTTGACTGTTTCCGTTTTTGCTAATGATATTTTCAACGGACAGGTAATGCAGGTGCGTTCCAATCCGCCTTCCGGAGAGGCCGTTTTCCTGAGAAGCAAGTATGATACGCGAAATTTCGGATTATCCGTAAATTATAAGATCCCGACTAAAAATAAACTGGCAAAAGAAGATGCCAATATTCTGAATCAGACGAAAAAAGAAGAAAATGGCGGCGTGATGCAACAAGGACAATAG
- the thiH gene encoding 2-iminoacetate synthase ThiH — MKSFKDFFKKYQWDDIKARLERVTANDVEKSLQKKNKTLEDFLNFLSPIAAEKLEVMAKMTQQITQKRFGKTIQLYAPLYLSNECQNICTYCGFSLDNSIKRKTLSDTELMIEASVLKSMNVNHVLLVSGEANKTVGIDYFLNAIQLLKPHFANISIEVQPLSEEEYRQLHEAGVHAVLVYQETYHQEVYKEYHPKGKKSNFEFRLETPDRIGKAGIHKMGLGVLLGLENWRVDSFFNALHVDYLQKQYWKSKYSVSFPRLRPAEGIIEPNFIMSDRDLLQLICAYRIWNEDLEISISTRENEKFRNNVISLGATAMSAASKTNPGGYAVDKESLEQFETSDERSMDEIKNIIKKAGYDPVMKDWDVVYSGI, encoded by the coding sequence ATGAAGAGTTTTAAAGATTTTTTTAAAAAATATCAGTGGGATGATATAAAAGCAAGGCTTGAAAGAGTAACGGCAAATGATGTAGAAAAAAGCCTTCAGAAAAAGAATAAAACCCTGGAAGATTTTTTAAATTTTCTATCACCCATTGCTGCTGAAAAACTGGAAGTAATGGCAAAAATGACGCAGCAAATTACTCAAAAACGGTTTGGGAAAACCATTCAGCTGTATGCACCGTTATACCTTAGCAATGAATGCCAGAATATATGTACGTATTGCGGTTTCAGTCTGGATAATTCCATTAAAAGAAAAACACTTTCAGATACAGAACTGATGATTGAGGCCTCCGTTTTAAAATCAATGAACGTGAATCACGTTTTGTTGGTAAGCGGAGAAGCCAATAAAACCGTCGGAATTGATTATTTTCTGAATGCCATACAGCTTTTAAAACCTCATTTTGCCAATATTTCGATTGAAGTACAACCTTTATCGGAAGAAGAATACCGGCAGCTTCATGAAGCGGGAGTACATGCGGTTTTGGTCTATCAGGAAACTTATCATCAGGAAGTTTATAAAGAATATCATCCGAAAGGAAAAAAGTCGAATTTCGAATTTCGTCTGGAAACGCCCGACAGAATTGGGAAGGCAGGAATTCATAAAATGGGATTGGGTGTTTTACTTGGATTGGAGAATTGGCGGGTTGATAGTTTTTTCAACGCCTTACATGTCGATTATCTCCAAAAACAATACTGGAAAAGCAAATATTCAGTCTCATTCCCACGGCTAAGACCTGCGGAAGGAATTATTGAACCGAATTTTATCATGTCAGACAGAGATTTATTACAGCTCATCTGCGCCTACAGAATCTGGAATGAAGATCTGGAAATTTCTATTTCCACAAGAGAAAATGAAAAATTCAGAAATAATGTAATCTCGTTGGGAGCAACAGCGATGAGTGCTGCTTCCAAGACCAATCCGGGCGGCTATGCAGTGGATAAAGAATCTCTGGAGCAATTCGAAACCAGTGATGAAAGAAGCATGGATGAAATAAAAAATATCATAAAAAAAGCAGGCTACGATCCTGTCATGAAAGATTGGGATGTGGTTTATAGCGGAATTTAA
- a CDS encoding hydroxymethylpyrimidine/phosphomethylpyrimidine kinase produces MQTKRPFVMSVAGFDPSGGAGVLADIKTFEQLKVQGLAICTALTLQTESEFYTLQWQPIDEILSAIDILMKKYKVEAVKIGVVKDAEFLAQIAEKVKTIHPEVKIVWDPVLKSTSEFSFFDLNTIHELKNVLRKIDLITPNYNEYEILKEYHLFEQSGSGCSVLIKGGHREDKTGTDILWENGKEISIEPNNTTSVFYPKHGSGCVLSSAIASHLAKGENLKNACRKGKQYIEKFLASNPTLLGFHS; encoded by the coding sequence ATGCAGACAAAACGTCCTTTCGTAATGAGTGTAGCCGGCTTCGATCCTAGCGGAGGAGCTGGTGTATTAGCCGATATCAAAACTTTTGAACAGTTAAAAGTGCAGGGATTGGCCATCTGTACAGCATTGACTTTACAAACCGAGTCCGAATTTTATACGCTTCAATGGCAGCCGATAGATGAAATTTTATCAGCAATAGATATTTTAATGAAAAAATATAAAGTTGAAGCAGTGAAGATTGGAGTGGTAAAAGATGCAGAATTTTTAGCTCAGATTGCAGAAAAAGTGAAAACCATTCATCCTGAAGTAAAAATAGTTTGGGATCCGGTTTTAAAAAGCACATCGGAATTTTCTTTTTTTGATTTGAATACCATTCACGAGCTTAAAAATGTTTTGCGAAAAATAGATTTAATCACACCCAACTATAACGAATATGAGATTTTAAAAGAATATCATCTTTTTGAACAATCAGGAAGTGGATGTTCGGTATTAATAAAAGGCGGGCATCGGGAAGATAAAACAGGAACAGATATTTTATGGGAAAATGGAAAAGAAATCTCAATCGAACCCAACAATACAACCTCTGTATTTTACCCGAAACACGGTTCAGGTTGCGTGCTTTCTTCCGCAATTGCGAGTCATTTAGCAAAAGGAGAAAATTTGAAAAATGCCTGCCGAAAAGGAAAACAATACATTGAAAAATTTTTAGCGAGCAATCCAACTTTATTAGGATTTCATTCTTAA
- a CDS encoding sensor histidine kinase — translation MKLKQLTYLHIFFWIVYILAAIVFPGLANGFSNLIFDVTFFTISFTCFYINYFFIVPLFFHSDKIYKSVFAFIISISLFVIMRYLVEEWFLPTFFGVRNYKEGTSFSYYFFDNIFYSSTTIFISTAFWFFRYFIITEMEKTELEKAKKNAELQALKTQINPHFIFNTLNNIYSLVYQNSEKALPAIEELSELLRYSTKDLSEDVIPLHKEIGYINSLTALEKLRIKKPELLIFEKNIRYPELKISPMILVPFVENAFKHGDFRNKGFTMSISDENKILHFYLLNDKLDRTKDDFSGIGIENVKKRLEILYPKRYSLSIKDSETEFIIDLKIDLQDEHH, via the coding sequence ATGAAACTAAAGCAGCTTACCTATTTGCATATTTTTTTCTGGATTGTTTATATCCTTGCGGCTATTGTTTTTCCGGGTTTAGCCAATGGTTTCAGCAACCTGATATTTGATGTTACTTTTTTCACGATCAGTTTTACATGTTTTTACATTAATTATTTTTTCATAGTTCCCCTTTTTTTTCACAGCGATAAAATCTACAAATCTGTTTTTGCTTTTATCATCAGCATCAGTCTGTTTGTCATTATGCGTTACCTGGTCGAAGAATGGTTTTTACCGACTTTTTTTGGTGTAAGAAACTACAAGGAAGGAACCTCTTTCAGTTATTATTTCTTTGACAATATATTTTACAGCAGTACCACAATCTTTATCAGTACGGCATTTTGGTTCTTCAGGTATTTTATCATTACCGAAATGGAAAAGACAGAATTAGAAAAAGCAAAGAAAAACGCCGAGCTGCAGGCTCTTAAAACACAGATTAACCCTCATTTTATTTTTAATACGTTGAATAACATTTATTCTTTAGTATATCAAAACTCAGAAAAAGCTTTGCCGGCAATTGAAGAATTAAGTGAGCTGTTGAGGTATAGCACAAAAGATCTGTCGGAAGATGTTATCCCTTTGCATAAAGAAATAGGATATATCAACAGTTTAACAGCTCTTGAAAAACTGAGAATTAAAAAACCGGAATTGTTGATTTTTGAAAAAAACATCAGGTATCCGGAACTGAAGATTTCGCCTATGATTTTAGTTCCGTTTGTTGAAAATGCTTTTAAACACGGTGATTTCCGCAACAAAGGTTTTACGATGAGCATTTCGGATGAAAATAAAATATTACATTTTTATCTTTTAAATGATAAACTAGATAGAACTAAAGACGATTTTTCAGGAATCGGTATTGAAAATGTAAAGAAAAGACTGGAAATTTTATATCCGAAACGATATTCACTCAGTATCAAAGATTCTGAAACAGAATTTATTATAGATTTAAAAATTGATTTACAGGATGAACACCATTAG
- a CDS encoding thiazole synthase: MNNQNLIIADRIFKSRLFLGTGKFGSLSEMTDSIIASESELVTMALKRIDAHSQEDDILNALKPTKSHLLPNTSGARTAKEAVLAAQLAREALETNWIKLEIHPDPKYLLPDPIETLYATEELAKLGFVVMPYIHADPVLCKRLEDAGTAVVMPLGAPIGTNKGLKTLDFLEIIIAQTKVPVVVDAGIGAPSDAAKAMEMGADAVLVNTAIAVAGNPVNMALAFKEGVIAGRRAFESGLGAISNHAEASSPLTSFLFD; encoded by the coding sequence ATGAATAATCAAAACCTAATCATTGCAGACAGAATCTTCAAATCAAGATTGTTTTTAGGAACAGGAAAATTCGGAAGCCTATCCGAAATGACGGATTCCATTATTGCTTCAGAAAGTGAGTTGGTAACAATGGCTTTAAAAAGAATTGACGCTCATTCTCAGGAAGACGATATCTTAAACGCTTTAAAACCCACAAAATCTCATCTCTTACCCAATACTTCAGGAGCAAGAACAGCAAAAGAAGCAGTGTTGGCGGCACAATTGGCAAGAGAAGCACTGGAAACCAATTGGATAAAACTGGAAATTCACCCCGATCCGAAATATTTGTTACCCGACCCTATTGAAACATTGTATGCAACAGAAGAACTGGCAAAATTAGGATTTGTCGTGATGCCTTACATTCATGCAGATCCTGTTCTGTGCAAACGTCTGGAAGATGCAGGAACAGCGGTAGTAATGCCTTTAGGAGCACCAATCGGGACCAATAAAGGATTGAAAACACTGGATTTTTTAGAAATCATTATTGCCCAAACTAAAGTTCCGGTTGTTGTGGATGCGGGAATTGGTGCGCCTTCTGATGCAGCAAAGGCTATGGAAATGGGTGCTGATGCGGTTTTGGTAAATACAGCGATTGCAGTTGCGGGAAATCCCGTGAATATGGCATTGGCTTTTAAAGAAGGGGTAATTGCCGGAAGAAGAGCTTTTGAATCCGGTTTAGGAGCAATTTCAAACCATGCCGAAGCTTCAAGTCCGTTAACTTCTTTTTTGTTTGATTAA
- the thiC gene encoding phosphomethylpyrimidine synthase ThiC: MAHNITRSPFPNSKKIYVEGKIHPINVAMREIELSPTKLSNGKLEHNPPVTVYDTSGPYTDENSEINIEKGLPRIREQWILDRNDVEILDGITSEYGKNRLADSKLDELRFSYNHKPKVAKEGKEVTQLYYAKQGIITPEMEYIAIRENQRIEQLDSISKEMAFQHPGNSFGAKTPKSKITPEFVREEIAAGRAIIPNNINHPESEPMIIGRNFLVKINANIGNSAVSSSIEEEVEKAVWACRWGADTIMDLSTGKNIHETREWIIRNSPVPIGTVPIYQALEKVKGVAEDLTWEIFKDTLIEQAEQGVSYFTIHAGVLLRYIHLTAKRVTGIVSRGGSIMAKWCLFHHKENFLYTHFEEICEIMKKYDVAFSLGDGLRPGSIADANDEAQFAELETLGELTKIAWKHNVQVMIEGPGHVPMHMIKENMEKQLEVCDEAPFYTLGPLTTDIAPGYDHITSGIGAAMIGWFGCAMLCYVTPKEHLGLPNKEDVKVGVITYKLAAHAADLAKGHPGAQYRDNALSKARFEFRWEDQFNLSLDPETARSYHDETLPADGAKVAHFCSMCGPKFCSMKITQEIRESAEQGMLDKSQEFIEKGKEIYI; encoded by the coding sequence ATGGCTCATAACATCACACGTTCACCGTTTCCAAACTCAAAAAAAATCTATGTTGAAGGAAAAATACATCCGATCAATGTAGCAATGCGCGAAATAGAACTAAGCCCGACAAAACTTTCCAACGGAAAATTAGAACATAATCCACCGGTTACCGTTTACGATACATCAGGACCATACACCGATGAAAACTCAGAAATCAATATCGAAAAAGGACTCCCAAGAATCCGCGAACAATGGATCTTAGACAGAAATGATGTGGAGATTCTGGACGGAATTACATCAGAGTACGGAAAAAACCGTCTTGCAGATTCAAAATTAGATGAACTGCGTTTTTCGTACAACCATAAACCCAAAGTGGCAAAAGAAGGCAAAGAAGTGACTCAGTTATACTACGCAAAACAGGGCATTATCACTCCCGAAATGGAATACATTGCCATCAGGGAAAACCAGAGAATCGAACAGCTGGATTCTATTTCAAAGGAAATGGCTTTTCAGCATCCCGGAAACAGTTTCGGTGCAAAAACGCCGAAAAGTAAAATTACTCCTGAGTTTGTAAGAGAAGAAATTGCAGCCGGAAGAGCCATCATTCCCAACAATATCAATCACCCCGAAAGCGAACCGATGATTATCGGGCGGAATTTTTTAGTTAAAATTAATGCGAACATCGGAAACAGTGCCGTTTCATCAAGCATTGAAGAAGAAGTGGAAAAAGCAGTCTGGGCTTGTCGATGGGGCGCAGACACAATCATGGACTTATCAACCGGGAAAAATATTCACGAAACCAGAGAATGGATTATCAGAAACAGTCCGGTTCCCATTGGTACGGTTCCTATTTATCAGGCATTGGAAAAAGTGAAAGGGGTTGCAGAAGATTTAACGTGGGAGATTTTTAAAGATACTTTGATAGAACAGGCGGAACAAGGGGTGTCTTATTTCACAATCCATGCCGGAGTTTTATTGAGATATATTCATTTAACGGCAAAACGAGTAACGGGAATTGTTTCCAGAGGAGGTTCAATTATGGCAAAATGGTGCCTGTTTCACCATAAAGAAAACTTCTTGTACACACATTTCGAGGAAATCTGCGAAATCATGAAAAAATATGATGTGGCTTTTTCTTTGGGCGATGGTCTTCGTCCAGGTTCAATTGCCGATGCCAATGATGAAGCGCAGTTCGCAGAGCTTGAAACTTTAGGAGAGTTAACTAAAATTGCCTGGAAACACAATGTTCAGGTGATGATAGAAGGTCCCGGTCACGTTCCGATGCATATGATTAAAGAAAACATGGAGAAGCAATTGGAAGTTTGTGATGAAGCCCCATTTTATACTTTAGGACCTTTAACAACAGATATTGCACCGGGTTACGACCACATTACTTCAGGAATCGGAGCGGCAATGATCGGCTGGTTCGGCTGCGCCATGTTGTGCTACGTGACACCAAAGGAACATTTGGGACTTCCAAACAAAGAAGATGTAAAGGTGGGAGTGATTACCTACAAATTGGCGGCTCATGCAGCGGATTTAGCGAAAGGACATCCCGGAGCGCAATATCGGGATAATGCATTAAGCAAAGCCAGATTCGAGTTCCGTTGGGAAGATCAGTTCAATCTTTCTTTGGATCCTGAAACCGCAAGATCTTATCATGACGAGACGCTTCCTGCGGACGGAGCGAAAGTAGCCCATTTCTGTTCGATGTGCGGACCGAAATTCTGTTCCATGAAAATTACACAGGAAATTCGGGAATCTGCCGAACAGGGTATGCTGGATAAATCGCAGGAATTTATCGAAAAAGGAAAGGAAATTTATATATGA